One genomic window of Quercus robur chromosome 6, dhQueRobu3.1, whole genome shotgun sequence includes the following:
- the LOC126690066 gene encoding uncharacterized protein LOC126690066 has translation MEAEYVAACEAAKDVAWLKKFLSDFGVVRMEQVPITLFYENSRAVVQSKNPRNHKKGKHIERKEADIDSDEEVEERRKGFAAVKLSKDVKHRIRAVWASSLIVKVYGRFVGFNYIQAKLNALWKPTGSLDIIDLGKEFFLTHFCCKEDHNKIGNTIGKILRINTHTTTEARGRFARLCVQVDIDKPLVTNILIGGLHQFVNYEGVHRLCFSCGRIGHWRNACRYVIRSPAKANKDAEVREDVQVSNSHVECDVVDPKQGDATRLTEQEDNYGLWLVVTRKQ, from the exons ATGGAAGCTGAATATGTTGCTGCTTGTGAAGCGGCAAAGGATGTTGCTTggctcaagaaattcctttctGATTTTGGTGTTGTGAGAATGGAGCAAGTTCCTATCACATTGTTTTACGAAAATAGCAGAGCGGTTGTACAATCCAAAAATCCAAGGAAtcacaagaaaggaaagcacattGAGAGAAA GGAAGCTGATATTGATTCTGATGAGGAGGTGGAAGAGCGAAGGAAAGGGTTTGCAGCGGTGAAACTCTCTAAAGACGTGAAACATCGTATTAGAGCGGTTTGGGCATCATCTCTCATTGTCAAAGTGTATGGGAGGTTCGTGGGGTTCAACTATATCCAAGCCAAACTCAATGCTCTTTGGAAGCCTACAGGTAGTTTGGATATTATTGATCTAGGGAAGGAGTTTTTCCTAACACACTTTTGCTGCAAAGAAGACCACAATAAG ATAGGGAATACCATAGGTAAGATCCTCAGGATCAATACTCACACCACGACTGAAGCAAGGGGTCGGTTTGCTAGGCTCTGCGTACAGGTGGATATTGACAAACCTTTGGTGACTAACATACTTATTGGGGGTCTCCATCAGTTTGTCAATTACGAAGGAGTCCATAGGCTCTGTTTTTCATGTGGCCGGATTGGCCATTGGAGGAATGCTTGCCGCTACGTTATTCGGAGTCCGGCCAAGGCAAACAAGGATGCTGAAGTGAGGGAGGACGTCCAGGTCAGCAACTCACACGTTGAGTGTGATGTGGTGGACCCCAAGCAAGGGGATGCAACTCGGTTAACTGAGCAAGAGGacaactatggtctgtggttgGTGGTCACTAGAAAACAATAA